A single window of Sphingobium sp. SCG-1 DNA harbors:
- a CDS encoding DUF2147 domain-containing protein, producing MRGKALKLLMIARAASTAALILLSSTASAAQPIAGRWLTENGKALVQIGPCGKALCGQIVKVIKPTPGAPRNDANNPDEKLRARPIEGLTILSDFTDAGSLWKGKIYDPQSGKTYTSKLTRNSNGTLKVQGCIAFFCKTQTWAAAR from the coding sequence ATGAGAGGAAAAGCCTTGAAACTCCTTATGATCGCACGCGCCGCATCTACAGCGGCGCTTATCCTGCTATCGTCCACCGCCTCCGCTGCGCAGCCGATCGCGGGCCGCTGGCTGACCGAGAACGGGAAGGCGCTCGTACAGATCGGACCCTGTGGAAAGGCCCTGTGCGGACAGATCGTGAAGGTCATCAAACCCACGCCCGGCGCGCCCCGGAACGATGCGAACAATCCTGACGAAAAGCTACGCGCCCGGCCTATCGAGGGGCTGACGATCCTGAGCGACTTTACGGATGCAGGCAGCCTGTGGAAGGGAAAGATCTACGATCCCCAGTCGGGCAAGACCTACACGTCCAAACTGACGCGCAACTCGAATGGCACGTTGAAAGTGCAGGGTTGCATTGCCTTCTTCTGCAAGACGCAGACCTGGGCTGCGGCGCGCTGA
- a CDS encoding formylglycine-generating enzyme family protein, which produces MRLIPGGSFTMGSEQFYEEERPLRRVKVDPFWIDETPVTNAAFAAFVEATGYRTAAEIPPDPKHYPGMDPAFAVPGSLVFNPPSSPVPLDDHSRWWSFVAGADWRHPTGPDSSVEGLADHPVVHVAFEDARAYAKWAGKALPTEAEWEFAARGGIEGAEFAWGGELAPAGAMLANYWQGLFPFTTTKADGNFRTSVVGSFPPNGYGLSDMIGNVWEWTKDWYGTPTSLKSRGGCCEAINPRGATVGESYEAGGFKIGRKVLKGGSHLCAVNYCQRYRPAARHPQHIDSATTHIGFRCVSRKV; this is translated from the coding sequence ATGCGGCTGATCCCGGGCGGCAGCTTCACTATGGGATCAGAGCAATTCTACGAGGAAGAGCGCCCGTTGCGGCGGGTGAAGGTGGACCCCTTTTGGATCGACGAGACCCCCGTCACCAACGCCGCCTTCGCGGCATTCGTCGAGGCGACCGGTTATCGGACCGCCGCCGAGATCCCGCCCGATCCCAAACATTATCCCGGAATGGACCCGGCCTTCGCGGTCCCGGGATCGCTGGTCTTCAATCCGCCGAGTTCGCCCGTACCGCTTGACGATCATTCGCGTTGGTGGAGCTTCGTTGCCGGTGCCGACTGGCGGCATCCCACCGGCCCCGACAGCAGTGTAGAAGGACTTGCCGATCACCCCGTGGTCCATGTCGCGTTCGAGGATGCAAGAGCCTACGCCAAATGGGCGGGCAAGGCATTGCCGACCGAGGCCGAATGGGAGTTTGCCGCGCGCGGCGGCATTGAAGGCGCCGAGTTCGCCTGGGGCGGCGAACTGGCACCCGCAGGCGCAATGCTCGCCAACTACTGGCAGGGGCTGTTTCCGTTCACGACGACCAAGGCCGACGGTAATTTCCGCACTAGCGTCGTGGGCAGCTTCCCGCCTAACGGCTACGGCTTGTCGGACATGATCGGCAACGTGTGGGAGTGGACCAAGGACTGGTATGGTACTCCAACCTCGCTGAAGAGCCGCGGCGGATGCTGCGAAGCAATCAACCCGCGCGGCGCCACTGTCGGGGAGAGCTACGAGGCGGGTGGATTTAAGATCGGCCGCAAGGTGCTGAAGGGCGGATCACATCTATGCGCGGTCAATTACTGTCAGCGCTATCGCCCTGCGGCGCGTCATCCTCAGCATATAGACAGCGCGACGACCCATATCGGTTTTCGCTGCGTTTCCAGGAAAGTTTGA
- a CDS encoding NAD(P) transhydrogenase subunit alpha, producing MDFVSILSIFVMACFVGYYVVWSVTPALHTPLMAVTNAISSVIIVGALVASAEAGSAAAKYLGLLAVVFASVNIFGGFAVTERMLAMYKKKERK from the coding sequence ATGGACTTCGTATCAATATTATCCATCTTCGTGATGGCCTGTTTCGTGGGCTATTATGTGGTGTGGTCTGTGACGCCTGCGCTGCACACGCCACTGATGGCGGTGACCAACGCCATTTCGTCCGTCATCATCGTCGGCGCGCTGGTCGCCTCGGCTGAGGCGGGAAGCGCGGCTGCCAAATATCTCGGGCTGCTGGCGGTGGTGTTCGCATCGGTCAACATCTTCGGCGGCTTTGCCGTCACGGAACGCATGCTCGCCATGTATAAGAAGAAGGAGCGCAAGTGA
- a CDS encoding NAD(P) transhydrogenase subunit alpha: MKIVIVKEQAAGERRVAGTPETVKKFIALGAEVAVESGAGVTASIGDDAYAAAGATVADRVTAVSNADIVLAVQAPPAESIGNAKPGALVAASFNPFTERSRVDGYASAGFEALAMEFMPRITRAQSMDILSSQSNLSGYKAVLDAAAEYDRAFPMMMTAAGTVSAARVFVMGVGVAGLQAIATARRLGAQVSATDVRSATKEQIESLGAKAIFVENVKGIEGEGSGGYATEMSDEYKAAQAELVSSHIAKQDIVITTALIPGRPAPRLISDAQIASMKPGSVLVDLAVEAGGNVEGAVAGEVVERHGVKIVGHRNVPSRVAADTSALFSRNLYNFLSAFWDKETNAPVLDEEIGNAIRLTQGGKVVNERLL, encoded by the coding sequence TTGAAGATAGTCATTGTCAAGGAACAGGCAGCAGGGGAGCGCCGCGTTGCCGGCACGCCTGAGACCGTAAAGAAGTTCATTGCACTCGGCGCGGAGGTTGCCGTCGAATCGGGGGCTGGCGTTACGGCATCCATCGGTGATGATGCGTATGCCGCGGCGGGAGCGACGGTAGCGGATCGGGTTACGGCCGTATCCAATGCGGATATCGTCCTGGCGGTCCAGGCTCCACCGGCGGAAAGCATCGGCAATGCAAAGCCGGGCGCTTTGGTCGCAGCTAGCTTCAACCCGTTCACCGAACGGTCGCGTGTTGATGGCTACGCTTCTGCGGGCTTTGAGGCGCTGGCGATGGAATTTATGCCGCGTATTACCCGCGCGCAATCGATGGACATCCTATCGTCGCAGTCGAACCTGTCCGGCTACAAGGCCGTTCTGGATGCGGCGGCAGAATATGACCGCGCTTTCCCGATGATGATGACGGCGGCAGGCACTGTGTCCGCCGCGCGTGTGTTCGTCATGGGTGTGGGCGTTGCGGGGCTGCAGGCGATCGCTACGGCCCGCCGTCTCGGGGCGCAGGTCTCCGCGACGGACGTGCGCTCCGCGACCAAGGAGCAGATCGAAAGCCTTGGCGCGAAGGCGATCTTCGTCGAGAACGTCAAAGGCATAGAGGGCGAAGGCTCGGGTGGCTATGCCACGGAAATGTCCGACGAATATAAAGCTGCGCAGGCCGAGCTGGTTTCCAGCCATATCGCCAAGCAGGACATCGTCATCACCACGGCGCTGATTCCGGGTCGCCCGGCGCCGCGACTCATCAGCGATGCGCAGATCGCTTCGATGAAGCCGGGCAGCGTTCTCGTCGATCTCGCGGTAGAAGCAGGCGGCAATGTCGAAGGCGCAGTCGCGGGCGAAGTGGTCGAACGCCACGGCGTCAAGATCGTCGGCCATCGCAACGTGCCTTCGCGCGTCGCCGCTGATACCTCGGCCCTGTTCTCGCGCAACCTCTACAACTTCCTGTCCGCCTTCTGGGACAAGGAAACAAACGCGCCGGTACTGGACGAGGAAATCGGCAACGCCATCCGCCTGACGCAGGGCGGGAAGGTCGTGAACGAACGACTTCTGTAG
- a CDS encoding NAD(P)(+) transhydrogenase (Re/Si-specific) subunit beta, whose translation MHEAVTAVPPFVALAYLVAGVLFILALRGLSSPATSRTGNRFGMAGMAIAVATTLYTHDLTSLPEIVAAIAIGGVIGFITARKIAMTDMPQLVAAFHSLVGLAAVLVGAAAYLNPAAFGILDTVTNEIHNASRIELGLGVAIGAITFSGSVIAFLKLNGNMSGKPIMLPGRHVINLGTLVAILGLIAWFYVMAAPTVAAPWLFWTVIALSFIIGFLLIIPIGGADMPVVVSMLNSYSGWAAAAMGFTLGNSAMIITGALVGSSGAILSYIMCKAMNRSFISVIAGGFGAAPEASGGGAVIDRPYKRGSAEDAAFLMKQADSVIIVPGYGMAVSQAQHALREMGDLLKKEGVSVKYAIHPVAGRMPGHMNVLLAEANVPYDEVFELEDINGEFGQADVAFVIGANDVTNPAAKTDKTSPIYGMPILDVANAKSVLFVKRSMGGAGYAGVDNEVFYMDNTMMLLADAKKMVEEIVKGLAH comes from the coding sequence ATGCACGAAGCCGTCACCGCAGTTCCGCCCTTCGTCGCGCTGGCCTATCTGGTCGCAGGCGTCCTCTTCATCCTCGCGTTGCGCGGGCTGTCCAGTCCGGCGACCAGCCGCACGGGTAACCGCTTCGGCATGGCCGGCATGGCGATTGCCGTTGCGACGACGCTTTATACCCATGATCTGACGAGCCTTCCGGAAATCGTCGCGGCGATCGCCATCGGCGGTGTCATCGGCTTCATCACCGCGCGCAAGATTGCGATGACGGACATGCCGCAGTTGGTTGCGGCCTTCCACAGCCTCGTCGGTCTTGCTGCCGTGCTGGTGGGCGCCGCCGCTTACCTCAATCCAGCCGCGTTCGGCATTCTCGACACCGTGACGAACGAGATCCACAACGCCAGCCGTATCGAACTCGGCTTGGGCGTCGCGATCGGTGCGATCACCTTCTCCGGATCTGTGATCGCGTTCCTGAAGCTCAACGGAAACATGTCGGGCAAGCCGATCATGCTGCCGGGCCGCCATGTCATAAACCTGGGTACGCTGGTTGCGATCCTCGGCTTGATCGCCTGGTTCTACGTAATGGCCGCGCCGACGGTTGCTGCACCATGGCTGTTCTGGACCGTCATTGCGCTGAGCTTCATCATCGGCTTCCTGCTGATCATCCCGATCGGCGGCGCGGATATGCCCGTCGTGGTGTCGATGCTCAACAGCTATTCGGGTTGGGCGGCTGCCGCGATGGGCTTCACGCTGGGCAATAGCGCGATGATCATCACCGGCGCGCTGGTGGGTTCGTCCGGCGCGATCCTGTCGTACATCATGTGCAAGGCCATGAACCGCAGCTTCATCAGCGTGATCGCGGGTGGCTTCGGCGCTGCTCCCGAAGCGTCGGGTGGCGGTGCGGTCATCGACCGTCCCTACAAGCGCGGGTCTGCCGAAGACGCGGCGTTCCTGATGAAGCAGGCGGACAGCGTCATCATCGTGCCGGGCTATGGCATGGCGGTCAGCCAGGCGCAGCATGCGCTGCGTGAAATGGGCGACCTGCTCAAGAAGGAAGGCGTGTCCGTCAAATACGCCATCCATCCCGTTGCAGGCCGTATGCCCGGCCACATGAACGTGCTGCTGGCTGAAGCGAATGTGCCTTATGACGAGGTGTTCGAACTTGAGGACATCAATGGCGAATTTGGTCAGGCCGATGTGGCTTTTGTCATCGGCGCCAACGATGTCACCAACCCGGCGGCAAAGACCGACAAGACCTCGCCGATCTACGGCATGCCGATCTTGGACGTCGCCAACGCCAAGTCGGTGCTGTTCGTGAAGCGTTCGATGGGCGGCGCGGGCTATGCCGGCGTCGACAACGAAGTCTTCTATATGGACAACACCATGATGCTCCTTGCCGATGCCAAGAAGATGGTCGAGGAAATCGTGAAAGGCTTGGCGCACTAA
- the folP gene encoding dihydropteroate synthase: protein MITDQIPDDARLTLRPVGFVDTPVGLDGRTARIGNSLLWFQSYEVVAIRRNMPPLRRQLSVEEFAGWVSQQSEPLSERLARLAANIAAPRQPLQLGARTIRLDTPQVMGILNLTPDSFSDGGKHVGDAAAAADAGFAMTAAGAALVDVGGESTRPGAERLWEGDEIARVVPVIERLAASGVPVSVDTRKAAVMEAALAAGASVVNDISALLHDPRSMDVVAKAGCPVILMHAPSTGDDPHENRGGYTDVATDVFEWLEARIAACEAGGIARDKIIVDPGLGFGKSLTDNLTLINRLALFSALGVPLLFGGSRKRMIGALSNEAPASDRLGGSITLAVKAAELGAQMVRVHDVPETVQALHIWRGLRDTALAAAG from the coding sequence ATGATTACTGACCAGATCCCCGACGATGCCCGCCTCACCTTACGGCCGGTCGGCTTTGTCGATACGCCAGTGGGGCTGGACGGCCGCACCGCGCGGATCGGCAATAGTCTCCTCTGGTTTCAGAGCTATGAAGTCGTCGCGATACGTCGGAATATGCCTCCACTTCGCCGTCAGCTTAGCGTGGAAGAGTTCGCCGGTTGGGTATCGCAACAATCGGAGCCGCTGTCGGAGCGCCTCGCAAGGCTCGCTGCGAATATCGCTGCGCCACGGCAGCCGCTTCAACTCGGCGCGCGAACGATCCGGCTCGATACACCGCAAGTTATGGGCATTTTGAACCTGACGCCGGACAGTTTCTCCGATGGCGGCAAACATGTCGGCGACGCGGCGGCGGCGGCGGACGCAGGCTTCGCGATGACAGCGGCAGGCGCGGCGCTGGTGGATGTCGGCGGCGAATCGACACGTCCGGGTGCCGAAAGGCTTTGGGAGGGCGACGAGATCGCACGCGTTGTCCCAGTGATCGAGCGGCTGGCGGCTTCTGGCGTCCCGGTGTCCGTCGATACGCGCAAGGCGGCGGTGATGGAGGCGGCCCTGGCTGCGGGCGCTTCGGTGGTGAACGACATCAGCGCGCTGCTGCACGACCCGCGCAGCATGGATGTGGTCGCCAAAGCGGGATGCCCCGTCATCCTGATGCATGCGCCTTCAACCGGCGACGACCCGCATGAGAATCGCGGCGGTTACACTGATGTGGCGACCGATGTGTTCGAATGGCTGGAGGCGCGGATCGCGGCTTGCGAGGCGGGGGGAATTGCGCGGGACAAGATCATCGTTGATCCCGGCCTGGGTTTCGGCAAGTCGCTGACGGACAATCTGACGCTGATAAATCGCCTCGCGCTGTTCTCCGCCTTGGGCGTTCCTTTGCTCTTCGGCGGGAGTCGCAAGCGAATGATCGGTGCGTTATCGAACGAAGCGCCTGCGTCGGACCGGCTAGGCGGTTCGATTACGCTGGCTGTGAAAGCGGCGGAACTCGGCGCGCAGATGGTGCGCGTGCATGATGTGCCGGAAACCGTTCAGGCGCTGCACATCTGGCGTGGCCTGCGCGACACCGCGCTCGCCGCCGCTGGATAG
- a CDS encoding FadR/GntR family transcriptional regulator codes for MIASSTLSVDSSPPQLGRNLTYGLLDSLGRAIVTGQYEQQAFPTEADLAKQHGVSRSVTREAVKMLTAKGLLSARPRQGTVVEPTTSWNLFDADVLRWLLERQFSIKLLKQFNQLRVAIEPEAAALAAQFADAEQRARITSGLKRMKAAELGMEDVLEADIAFHVAILRASGNPFYVQFRDVVSTALRTSIRFTNRIKGRSANVADHAAVRDAIEVRNPDAARAAMRALIGDVLSLIDDAKTSELS; via the coding sequence ATGATTGCATCATCGACTTTGTCAGTGGACAGTTCGCCGCCTCAACTCGGTCGAAACCTGACATATGGCCTACTCGACAGTCTGGGGCGCGCGATCGTTACCGGGCAATACGAACAGCAGGCGTTCCCGACCGAGGCCGATCTCGCCAAGCAGCACGGCGTCAGCCGATCGGTGACGCGGGAGGCGGTGAAGATGCTCACCGCGAAGGGCCTGCTGAGCGCGCGTCCACGGCAGGGCACAGTTGTTGAACCAACTACTTCGTGGAATTTGTTCGATGCCGACGTCTTGCGATGGCTGCTCGAACGGCAATTCTCGATAAAGCTTCTCAAACAGTTTAATCAGCTACGCGTGGCAATCGAACCGGAAGCCGCGGCGCTTGCGGCGCAATTTGCCGACGCGGAGCAGCGAGCGCGCATTACATCCGGGTTGAAACGGATGAAAGCCGCAGAACTAGGGATGGAAGACGTGCTTGAGGCTGATATCGCTTTTCACGTCGCGATCCTACGCGCTTCCGGCAATCCGTTCTATGTCCAGTTCCGCGATGTGGTAAGCACTGCGCTGAGGACTTCCATCCGCTTTACGAACCGGATCAAGGGCCGTTCGGCGAACGTGGCAGATCACGCGGCGGTTCGCGATGCAATTGAGGTGCGAAATCCTGATGCGGCGCGAGCCGCGATGCGTGCGCTTATCGGTGACGTGCTATCGCTCATCGACGATGCAAAGACGAGTGAACTCAGCTGA
- a CDS encoding aa3-type cytochrome c oxidase subunit IV — MASEGNIKNAEQTYSSFLSFMKWGTIVSVGLAAVVVLLIST, encoded by the coding sequence ATGGCTTCCGAAGGTAACATCAAGAACGCTGAGCAAACCTATTCCAGCTTTCTGAGCTTCATGAAGTGGGGCACGATCGTCAGCGTCGGGTTAGCGGCCGTCGTCGTTCTGCTCATCTCGACCTGA
- a CDS encoding M23 family metallopeptidase, producing the protein MFQKNEFGSSQGGATASLWLAGAVANPGPLHDSRDWRMRLKDWAEDVELVPDLGQRVGSLTWFRGLATCTALCASAIYLSPGFAPIPGASDPVMDARQFDEVRSQTITPLALGADSGRHMGATDAVSPLRETPERPQIELTTQIGNGDSFARALSRAGVSSADAGRVIGLTGLDMGDALKPGTRLDITLGRRTSRTMPRPLESLSFRARLDLAIDVTRVNGALQAQRIPIHVDDTPLRIQGTVGESVYRSARAAGAPPKAIQSFLRTISQQISIGALSSGDRYDMIVAHRRAETGDVEVGDLLYAGLKRAGGKNIDMLKWTTGGRTEWFEASGVGERRGVLSQPVSGRITSGYGMRRHPILRFTRMHAGIDFAAPYGSPVYAATDGIVEYAGRHGGHGNYVKLRHGGGIATGYAHMSRIAATPGQQVRRGQVIGYVGSSGLSTGPHLHYELYRNGQTVNPSSVSFTTTAQLAGRDLAAFRARLASLKSLRVGLAAQAMPKDGSATGG; encoded by the coding sequence TTGTTTCAGAAGAACGAGTTCGGGTCGTCGCAGGGCGGTGCTACGGCATCCCTGTGGCTGGCTGGCGCGGTCGCCAACCCCGGACCTCTGCATGATTCGCGCGACTGGCGCATGCGGCTCAAGGACTGGGCCGAGGATGTCGAACTGGTGCCCGATCTGGGCCAGCGCGTGGGCAGCCTTACCTGGTTCCGCGGCCTTGCGACCTGTACCGCCCTCTGTGCCAGCGCGATCTACCTCTCGCCGGGTTTCGCGCCGATCCCGGGCGCTTCCGATCCCGTCATGGATGCGCGGCAGTTCGATGAGGTCCGCAGCCAGACGATCACGCCACTTGCCCTAGGCGCAGACAGCGGCCGTCACATGGGCGCGACTGACGCCGTGTCGCCCTTGCGCGAAACGCCTGAACGCCCGCAGATCGAACTCACGACGCAGATCGGCAATGGCGACAGTTTCGCTCGGGCGCTCTCTCGTGCTGGTGTCAGCAGCGCCGATGCAGGCCGCGTCATCGGATTGACGGGCCTCGACATGGGCGATGCGCTAAAGCCCGGCACGCGCCTCGACATCACGCTTGGTCGCCGCACCAGCCGCACGATGCCGCGTCCGCTAGAGAGCCTTTCCTTCCGCGCGCGCCTCGATCTCGCCATCGACGTGACGCGCGTCAACGGCGCGTTGCAGGCGCAGCGCATTCCCATCCACGTCGATGATACGCCGCTGCGCATCCAAGGCACTGTTGGCGAGAGCGTCTATCGCTCGGCCCGCGCCGCCGGTGCGCCGCCCAAGGCGATCCAGTCGTTCCTGCGGACGATCTCACAGCAGATATCGATCGGTGCACTGAGTTCTGGCGACCGCTACGACATGATCGTCGCGCATCGCCGGGCCGAAACCGGCGACGTCGAGGTCGGGGACTTGCTGTATGCGGGCCTCAAGCGGGCGGGCGGCAAGAATATTGATATGCTGAAGTGGACGACCGGCGGCCGCACCGAGTGGTTCGAGGCATCGGGCGTCGGCGAACGCCGGGGCGTGCTCTCGCAACCTGTCTCGGGCCGTATCACGTCCGGTTACGGGATGCGCCGTCATCCAATTCTCCGCTTTACACGCATGCACGCAGGCATCGATTTCGCCGCGCCTTACGGTTCGCCGGTCTATGCCGCCACTGATGGCATCGTGGAATATGCCGGGCGTCACGGCGGCCATGGCAATTACGTCAAGCTGCGGCATGGCGGCGGAATTGCCACGGGCTATGCCCATATGAGCCGGATCGCGGCGACGCCGGGGCAGCAGGTCCGGCGTGGTCAGGTGATCGGTTATGTCGGCTCCAGCGGCCTCTCGACCGGGCCTCATCTTCACTATGAACTTTACCGCAACGGCCAGACGGTAAACCCCTCGTCCGTCAGCTTCACGACGACTGCGCAGCTTGCAGGGCGTGACCTTGCCGCTTTCCGCGCCCGCTTGGCGTCGTTGAAGTCGCTGCGGGTGGGACTGGCGGCGCAAGCGATGCCGAAGGACGGCTCCGCCACGGGCGGATGA
- a CDS encoding sigma-54-dependent transcriptional regulator encodes MLLLIDDEPAQRRLVGALAARAGWRTLFANDGEMALATLGTQDGMRLDAVMIDQWSPDYDPTDLVQDIREQRPSLPILILTAHNSVAVAVHAMRAGATDYLSKPIAPDQLLAALNATLSAAPDSRELRPLTEKISAPLAFEEIVGSAPQFRAALAVAAKAARARIPVLIEGESGVGKDVIARAIHAASPRFRQRMVAVNCGAIPANLVESELFGHERGAFTGAFDRQSGRFLDADTGTIFLDEVCELPLDAQVKLLRVLQDGEVQPLGARMPIHVDVRVIAATNRRLLDEVEAGRFREDLYYRLNVVQLTIPPLRERSGDIPALARHLLARIAMQPGLRSLGITGEAVALLMRHDWPGNVRQLQNALFRAAVLCEGDALTPQDFPQIAAQIMIRQKGSTTPAPRVSDGEAAGITLFEMDGHVRQLADIEADVVRLAIGHYRGRMSEVARRLGIGRSTLYRKLAELGIDSAA; translated from the coding sequence ATGCTGTTGCTGATCGATGACGAGCCTGCCCAGCGGCGGCTTGTCGGCGCATTGGCGGCGCGCGCAGGATGGCGCACGCTGTTCGCCAACGATGGCGAAATGGCGCTGGCGACACTCGGCACGCAGGACGGCATGCGGCTGGACGCCGTGATGATCGATCAGTGGAGCCCGGATTACGATCCTACCGATCTGGTGCAGGATATAAGGGAACAGCGCCCTTCCCTGCCGATATTGATCCTGACCGCGCATAACAGCGTCGCGGTGGCCGTACATGCCATGCGTGCGGGGGCGACCGACTATCTGTCCAAGCCTATCGCACCGGATCAGTTACTCGCCGCGTTGAACGCTACGCTCAGCGCCGCGCCGGACAGCCGGGAATTGCGGCCATTGACGGAGAAAATCTCCGCGCCGCTCGCTTTCGAGGAAATCGTCGGGTCGGCCCCGCAATTCCGGGCCGCACTGGCCGTCGCAGCGAAGGCCGCACGCGCGCGTATCCCCGTGCTGATCGAGGGCGAAAGTGGCGTCGGCAAGGACGTGATCGCGCGCGCCATTCATGCCGCCTCGCCGCGCTTTCGCCAACGCATGGTAGCCGTCAACTGTGGCGCGATTCCCGCCAACCTCGTCGAATCGGAGTTGTTCGGGCATGAGCGCGGCGCATTTACCGGCGCATTCGACCGGCAGTCGGGCCGCTTCCTCGATGCGGACACCGGCACCATCTTCTTGGACGAAGTATGCGAATTGCCGCTCGATGCGCAGGTCAAGCTGTTACGTGTCTTGCAGGATGGCGAGGTCCAGCCGCTCGGCGCGCGTATGCCGATCCACGTCGATGTACGTGTGATCGCCGCGACCAATCGCCGACTGCTGGACGAAGTGGAGGCCGGGCGTTTTCGCGAAGATTTGTATTACCGTCTGAACGTCGTGCAACTCACCATTCCGCCGTTGCGCGAGCGGTCAGGCGACATTCCGGCGCTGGCCCGTCATCTGCTGGCGCGTATAGCCATGCAGCCGGGTTTGCGGAGCCTCGGTATCACCGGAGAAGCGGTCGCCTTGCTGATGCGGCACGACTGGCCGGGCAATGTGCGGCAATTGCAGAACGCCCTGTTCCGCGCCGCCGTGCTATGCGAGGGCGACGCGCTGACGCCGCAGGATTTCCCGCAGATCGCCGCGCAGATCATGATACGCCAGAAGGGCAGCACAACGCCTGCGCCGCGTGTCAGCGATGGCGAAGCGGCGGGCATCACCCTGTTCGAGATGGATGGCCATGTCCGGCAACTGGCCGACATCGAAGCGGACGTGGTGCGGCTCGCCATCGGCCATTATCGCGGGCGCATGAGCGAAGTCGCACGCAGGCTCGGGATCGGGCGTTCGACGCTATACCGGAAGCTCGCCGAACTCGGGATCGACAGCGCAGCCTGA
- a CDS encoding aspartate/glutamate racemase family protein, with protein sequence MRKIGLIGGLSWTSTARYYQIINQAVARARGGLSSAPVLIESLNFADVARSASADDWDSASRELIGAAQRLETAGAETLLICANSMHKVYDAVAAAVGVPIIHIAEVVGDKMNADGVKSAALIGTRNVMTEKFYRQRLVAHGVSLLPADMKLADRIDTIVYDELVLGKATRESERFMKSELTDIAKQNVQAVILACTELEMIVDVKANVLPIYDCTNIHAMAGARFILSE encoded by the coding sequence ATGCGCAAAATCGGTTTGATCGGCGGACTTAGCTGGACCTCCACGGCCCGCTACTACCAGATCATCAACCAGGCCGTCGCACGCGCCAGGGGTGGGCTGTCTAGCGCGCCAGTTCTGATCGAGAGCCTGAACTTCGCCGACGTTGCCCGCAGCGCCAGTGCGGATGATTGGGACTCGGCCTCCCGCGAATTGATCGGCGCAGCGCAGCGGCTGGAAACGGCAGGCGCGGAGACGCTGCTGATCTGCGCCAACTCCATGCACAAGGTCTATGACGCTGTGGCAGCGGCGGTCGGCGTGCCGATCATCCACATCGCCGAAGTCGTCGGCGACAAGATGAACGCGGACGGCGTCAAGTCCGCCGCACTCATCGGCACGCGCAATGTGATGACGGAGAAGTTCTACCGCCAGCGCCTCGTCGCGCACGGCGTATCCTTGCTCCCGGCCGACATGAAGCTCGCCGACCGCATCGACACCATCGTCTATGACGAGCTGGTGCTGGGCAAGGCCACGCGTGAATCCGAACGCTTCATGAAGTCAGAACTGACAGACATCGCGAAGCAAAATGTGCAGGCAGTGATACTCGCCTGCACCGAGCTTGAGATGATCGTCGATGTGAAGGCGAATGTGCTCCCGATCTACGATTGTACGAACATTCACGCGATGGCGGGCGCGCGCTTCATTCTTTCGGAATAG